The Atribacterota bacterium genome includes the window TCATGCTCATGTGATATTTTGTACGGTAGCGCTTGTCCAGTGATTTTAATCTTTTGCAGGGAAATTCCTGACACTCATAACAAAACCGAATAATTCCTTTTCCCAGCAATTCACATTTATCCGCCATATGAGTACAATTTTCCCCTCTCGGAATGCAACCGGGACAGTACTTCCTGTGAAATCCCTGTTTGTTCAGATCTTTCTTCATGAATTGATAGGCAATGCACAAACTGCAATTCATGCCACATGGAGCAATGAGATTAACATTCATAAAACACATCTCCTCAACCATTGACTGCTGTATATCATAAGAGTAGTGCTTAATTGTTATAATTTTACCTGTTTTTATATTGTGATTTTTTTCATTTAAAATATTTCAAGGTTTATTTTTAGATAATCCAGCTGGCAGATTGTTATTATTTAAAAAGATTATTTATATTATACAATTAAAAAAATTATTATAATTATAGCATCTGTTTTAATTATTGACTAATACTCTGCAAATATGATATTTTCAATATTGCTGTGAGGTAAATAGAATATCTATTCATCCCTCTGGATTTATTAGATTTATTGGGATTAAGTATCAGTATAAAACTGTTTGCAATTAACTTTATTATACATAAATTATATATTACATTAAAGTAACGGGCTTACAATTTATTCCGGGCAGGAGATAAAAAAAGTGAATAGAAGGCTGTCATTTTCCCTAATCTTG containing:
- a CDS encoding DUF3795 domain-containing protein, which translates into the protein MNVNLIAPCGMNCSLCIAYQFMKKDLNKQGFHRKYCPGCIPRGENCTHMADKCELLGKGIIRFCYECQEFPCKRLKSLDKRYRTKYHMSMIENLIFIRDHSLDNFLQKEEEKWECPHCGELICCHNGLCLNCNLDVFLSNKKYRWNES